A genomic stretch from Anabaena cylindrica PCC 7122 includes:
- a CDS encoding 3'-5' exonuclease, whose translation MNINYNHRHFISKSDNQITVDEDKLNIFYTDNTLYQSWQPLQTIKPYNALKQMVIDIETSGLIPSKNRIFAIGCMNELGEYFVFMDENESKLLCQFISYFQSISPDVILTYNGTDFDFPFIITRCLINNISHPFTISQQSRIIKTAQVFGKPMNISEIFISNSQHIDVYICVLRWDFVNKALYQHSLKSAVIEMGLRESARLVLTPQEIQHCWSESAGSQGWEKIKQYLIYDLEDTKLIADKLVPSYYYESLIVPGMNLQQLSLTGNGTKWQRVLERQYPGYKPTADLKLKFEGGLVISVPGLHKHIAKIDVSSLYPSIMLKYGICSRKDTQRVGLSILDYLTRERLRLKELGKAGDLAAKQAEAALKVLINSLFGFYGTSGVGFNDMEAAALVTAYGRRILRFMIEVIEKAGGIQVESDTDGVFFSHSEPLLIFEKLQNALPTGIKIELEILAQAMFVPSRGAKNYILWHEDGKITTKGSWRKRDRSRLEKEFPLNYLTRYLLSKAKAEQYYQELAKVIRSGDFPVEQLQVTRKIKKGEKALLVLGNTGDVVTFYQGILGVTNSEAYSSGYYLELMAKKRDELLSVVEPQGDVGKQLSLF comes from the coding sequence ATGAACATTAATTACAATCATCGTCATTTTATCAGCAAAAGCGATAATCAAATTACTGTTGACGAAGATAAATTAAACATCTTCTACACAGATAATACACTTTATCAATCCTGGCAACCTTTACAGACAATTAAACCTTACAATGCCCTGAAACAAATGGTTATTGACATTGAAACTTCAGGGCTGATTCCTAGTAAAAATAGAATTTTCGCTATTGGTTGTATGAATGAATTGGGCGAGTATTTTGTATTTATGGATGAAAATGAATCAAAATTACTCTGCCAATTTATTTCCTATTTTCAGTCTATTTCTCCTGATGTAATTCTCACATACAACGGTACAGATTTTGATTTTCCATTTATCATTACTAGATGTCTAATCAATAATATATCTCATCCATTTACTATTTCTCAGCAATCGAGAATTATCAAAACAGCACAGGTATTTGGCAAACCTATGAATATTTCGGAAATATTCATCAGCAACAGCCAACATATTGATGTGTATATTTGTGTCCTGAGATGGGATTTTGTCAATAAAGCTTTATATCAACATTCCCTAAAAAGTGCAGTCATAGAAATGGGATTGCGAGAATCTGCTAGGTTGGTTTTAACTCCCCAAGAAATTCAACATTGTTGGAGTGAAAGTGCAGGTTCTCAAGGATGGGAAAAAATCAAACAATACCTGATTTATGACTTGGAAGATACCAAATTAATTGCTGATAAATTAGTTCCTTCCTATTACTATGAATCGCTGATAGTACCAGGGATGAATTTACAACAACTATCGCTCACTGGTAATGGTACTAAATGGCAGCGAGTTTTAGAAAGACAATATCCAGGTTACAAACCAACTGCTGATCTGAAGTTGAAATTTGAGGGAGGACTGGTAATTTCTGTACCAGGTTTACACAAACACATTGCTAAAATTGATGTTTCCAGTCTGTATCCCAGCATTATGCTTAAATATGGGATCTGCTCGCGCAAGGATACGCAACGAGTCGGTTTAAGTATTCTTGATTATCTCACCAGGGAACGACTCAGACTCAAAGAATTAGGAAAAGCTGGAGATTTAGCTGCTAAACAAGCTGAAGCGGCTCTCAAAGTGTTAATCAACTCGTTGTTTGGCTTTTATGGGACTTCTGGTGTTGGTTTTAACGATATGGAAGCTGCTGCACTGGTTACAGCTTATGGGAGACGGATTCTGCGATTCATGATTGAGGTGATTGAAAAAGCGGGAGGTATCCAGGTGGAAAGTGATACTGATGGTGTGTTCTTCTCCCACTCTGAACCTCTGCTGATATTTGAAAAGCTGCAAAATGCTTTACCTACTGGTATCAAAATTGAGTTGGAAATCCTTGCTCAAGCGATGTTTGTTCCCTCTAGAGGAGCTAAGAATTATATTCTCTGGCATGAAGATGGTAAAATTACTACTAAGGGTTCATGGCGGAAACGCGATCGTTCTCGTCTAGAAAAGGAGTTTCCTTTGAACTACCTGACACGATATCTTTTGTCAAAAGCTAAGGCGGAACAATATTACCAGGAATTAGCCAAGGTTATTCGTTCTGGTGATTTTCCTGTGGAACAGTTACAGGTTACTCGGAAAATTAAGAAGGGTGAAAAGGCTCTTTTGGTTCTGGGTAATACTGGGGATGTTGTGACGTTTTATCAAGGAATTTTGGGAGTGACTAATTCTGAAGCCTATTCCAGTGGGTATTATTTGGAGTTGATGGCTAAAAAACGAGATGAGTTACTTTCGGTTGTTGAGCCTCAAGGTGATGTGGGAAAGCAGTTGAGTCTGTTTTGA
- the holA gene encoding DNA polymerase III subunit delta translates to MPTYLYFGENEFFLSRTIKQLKTHTLDQQWANFNYTEYPPESKETIPQALSDIMTPPVGSGGRLVHLPNSTLLGVCSKEILLQLESILPKIPSTNTLLITNTHKPDARNKSVKLLLEYAQVQEFPLIPQWQTQALIQQARTLADEVSITLTTDAYTVLIDYTGNNTRLIFTELEKLKTYALGKTVNEDMVKELVSESVANSLQLANAIRLGNIAQALEFGDRLINCNEPALKITATLTTTFRTWLTVKQMIITGCQDDNTIAQLADVKNPKRLYYIRQEVANCCVNKLKYSLKILLELELMLKSGVDEKLALQTQIIKLCS, encoded by the coding sequence ATGCCAACATACTTGTACTTTGGTGAAAACGAATTCTTCCTAAGTCGCACCATCAAACAACTAAAAACCCACACTCTAGATCAACAATGGGCAAACTTTAACTATACAGAATACCCCCCAGAATCTAAAGAAACCATTCCTCAAGCATTATCGGATATCATGACACCACCAGTTGGGAGTGGAGGAAGATTAGTACATTTGCCCAACAGCACATTACTGGGAGTTTGTTCAAAAGAAATTTTGTTGCAGTTGGAGTCCATTCTCCCCAAAATTCCCTCAACAAATACCCTCCTTATCACCAACACTCACAAACCTGACGCGAGAAATAAATCAGTCAAACTCCTACTTGAATACGCACAGGTACAGGAATTTCCTCTCATTCCCCAATGGCAAACCCAAGCATTAATACAGCAAGCTCGTACTTTAGCTGACGAAGTAAGTATAACACTCACCACCGATGCCTACACAGTATTGATTGATTACACAGGCAATAATACACGACTGATATTCACTGAACTAGAAAAGCTCAAAACCTATGCTTTGGGTAAAACAGTCAATGAAGATATGGTGAAAGAATTAGTATCAGAAAGTGTAGCTAATAGCCTACAACTAGCCAACGCCATTCGCTTGGGTAACATTGCTCAAGCATTAGAATTTGGCGATCGCTTAATTAACTGTAACGAACCAGCTTTAAAGATTACCGCTACCCTGACTACTACCTTTCGCACTTGGCTAACAGTCAAACAGATGATCATCACTGGATGTCAAGACGACAATACAATAGCCCAACTTGCAGACGTGAAAAATCCCAAACGCTTGTATTACATACGCCAAGAGGTTGCTAATTGTTGTGTAAACAAGCTGAAATATAGTTTGAAAATACTATTGGAACTAGAACTAATGCTGAAGTCAGGTGTAGATGAAAAACTCGCCTTGCAAACTCAAATTATCAAACTTTGCTCGTAA
- a CDS encoding DNA polymerase III subunit gamma/tau, which yields MTYQPLHLKYRPQSFVELVGQRAIATTLTNAITSQRIAPAYLFTGPRGTGKTSSARIFAKSLNCQHGSSPTPTPCGLCNSCTSISKGLSLDVVEIDAASNSGVENIRQIIDRTHIIPVNSRYKVFVLDEVHSLSSQGFQALLKTLEEPPKNVVFILCTTEIHKVPATIISRCQRFDFKRIGVEDMIQHLNQIVNEELIDITPEALRLIAQISSGCLRDSQCLLDQLSLLNITIDQNWVWEMVGNVPEYELLTMVERIAENDSDSVINIIRNLLEWGKEPLVILQNLTSFYRDMLIAKTSPSSKEMVMLTEDTWQQLCQITKSWETTTILAGQQHLRQCEVQIKLSTQPQLWLEVGILGLLPAANSINSSNSNQFVSTSENPPWTNWKTPNDAIVWAQQQLPNMSVESLQEHWNLLIPVNGKKAPVWVETVQQLASSR from the coding sequence ATGACATATCAACCACTTCACCTGAAATATCGTCCCCAGTCTTTCGTTGAACTTGTTGGTCAAAGAGCGATCGCAACTACTCTCACCAATGCTATCACATCTCAACGAATTGCCCCGGCGTATCTATTCACTGGTCCCAGAGGTACAGGTAAAACTTCCAGCGCCCGCATATTTGCCAAATCTCTCAATTGTCAACATGGTAGTTCTCCTACCCCCACACCCTGCGGCCTTTGCAATTCATGTACTAGCATCTCTAAAGGCTTATCCCTGGATGTGGTAGAAATAGATGCTGCTAGTAACTCTGGTGTTGAAAATATCAGACAAATTATTGACCGCACCCACATTATACCTGTCAATAGTCGCTACAAGGTGTTTGTTTTAGATGAAGTGCATAGCCTCAGTTCACAAGGATTTCAAGCTTTACTCAAAACTTTGGAAGAACCACCAAAAAATGTAGTGTTTATCCTCTGCACCACAGAAATTCACAAAGTTCCTGCAACAATAATTTCTCGTTGTCAAAGGTTCGATTTTAAACGAATTGGTGTTGAGGATATGATACAACACCTCAACCAAATTGTGAATGAGGAATTAATTGATATTACTCCAGAAGCATTACGTTTGATTGCACAAATTTCTTCTGGATGTTTGCGGGATAGTCAATGTTTACTGGATCAATTGAGTTTACTAAATATCACTATTGACCAAAATTGGGTATGGGAAATGGTGGGAAATGTGCCTGAATATGAATTGCTAACAATGGTGGAAAGAATTGCTGAAAATGATAGCGATTCGGTAATTAATATTATTCGCAATTTGTTGGAATGGGGTAAAGAACCTTTAGTAATTCTGCAAAATCTCACTAGCTTTTATCGAGATATGTTGATTGCTAAAACATCTCCCAGCAGTAAGGAGATGGTAATGCTAACTGAGGATACTTGGCAACAATTGTGTCAAATAACTAAAAGTTGGGAGACTACAACTATCTTAGCAGGACAGCAGCACTTGAGACAATGTGAAGTGCAAATCAAATTATCTACTCAACCACAGTTATGGTTAGAGGTTGGTATTTTGGGTTTACTACCTGCTGCTAATTCTATTAATTCTAGTAATTCAAATCAATTTGTTTCAACTTCTGAAAATCCACCTTGGACAAATTGGAAAACACCTAATGATGCTATTGTTTGGGCGCAACAGCAGTTACCAAATATGAGTGTTGAATCTTTACAAGAACATTGGAATTTATTGATTCCAGTCAATGGAAAGAAAGCTCCTGTTTGGGTGGAAACTGTACAACAATTAGCATCTTCTCGATAG